ATCGCGCCGTTTGAGCGCTCCTCCTCGCCAATTACCGCGCATATTTTCGCGTTCAGGCGATCGGCGTTTTTAAGGTGCGCCGCTAACTTTTTTGGTTCGTATTCGACAAAGGTTTTGACCTTTTTGCGCAATGTAAGCGCATAGGAGAAAATATCGCCGATCGCCTCGTTAGCGATCGCGCCGATATAAACGCCCTCGCGCTCCTTTTGCGGCTCGCTAAGCAGATCGTATATTCTCTGAATGCCAAGCGCGAAACCGACGGCGCAGGTCGGTTTGCCGCCCAATCGTTCGACGAGCGTATCGTATCTGCCGCCGCCCGCGATCGCGTTTTGCGATCCGATCTCGGCGCTGATAAACTCAAACGCCGTTTTATTGTAGTAGTCAAGTCCGCGCACAAGTTTTTTATTATGCGAAAACAAAACCTCGTTTCGCGTCAAAATATCTTGCAAAGCGTTGAAATCGCCTTTGCATTCGCCGCATAAAAAATCGGCGATCAAAGGCGCGTCAAGATATATCTTTTGACAGGTTTCGCTTTTGCAATCTAGCGCTCTGATCGGATTTGTGTCTTTGCGCCTTTTGCAATCCTCGCACAGATCGTTTTGACGCTCGCTTAAAAACGCGCTTAATTCCTCCCGATAAGAGGGCATGCAGCGCTCGCAGCCAAGCGAGTTAATCTCCAAACTATATTTAACGCCGAGAGCGTCAAAAATATCGCGGGCAAGCAGGATAATAGCCGCGTCCTCATAGACGCTTTTTTCGCCAAAACTTTCGACCCCGAACTGATGAAACAGTCTTAATCTGCCCCTTTGCGGTCTTTCATAGCGAAACATAGGTCCGCGATAAAAAAATCTATTAACGCCGCCTATGCGATCTAGTTTTTTTTCAATAAACGCCCGAACGACCCCCGCCGTCCCCTCCGGACGCAAAGAGACATTCGCGCCGCCCTTATCGATAAACTCATACATCTCTTTGCCGACAATATCCGAACTCTCGCCCACCGATCGGCGAAAAAGCGACGTTTCCTCTAAAATCGGCGTGTCGATCGGATTAAACCCGTGTCGTTTTGCGATCGCGATCGCGGTATTTAATACGCGCTCGTGTTTTGGCGCGTCGTCAATAATATCTTTCATACCTCTAAGCGCCGTAATCATCAATTAACTCCTTGATGTTTTCCGCGATCTTCTCAATCGGCAATACCGCGTTGATCGGCACAAGAGTAACGCCTAGCAATTGCGCGGCGTCTTTGAAGCGCTCTTGAATGGCTAGTAATGTTTTTGCTCCCTGCTTTTCGATCTCGTCCGGTCTTTGCCGCGCTAGACGAGTTTGTAGCGTCTGTTCGTCGAGTTCAAGCAAAATCGCTAAATTAGGCGCGATCTGTTTTGTCGCCAAAAGATTTAAGGTTTTCGCGGTTTCCGTAGGCAGATCGTCCCAAGCGTATGCGACGCCTGAGATCAAACTGCGATCGGAGATAATTAGCTTATCGATATTTGGAGATAGAATATGCTCCGCGTGTTCGGCGCGATCGGCGAGAAATAAAAAGGCTCTGCCAAGAGCGCTCAACCTATCTTTTAAGGCGATCTGCCTGATCTTTTCGCCAACCTCCGTGCCGCCGGGTTCGCATGTGAATACCGCCTCTTTATATATCTTTTTTAGCTCTTCGATCTGCGTGGTTTTACCCGCGCAATCGATACCTTCGATCGCTACATACATATTTTGCTCGCTTTTTGCATAAACTCCGCTACGCTAGGAGGCACAAGATGATCGATTCGCCCCTCGTGGCGCAGGATCGATCGCACCGCCGACGCGCTGATAAAGGCGTATTTAAGCGTCGGCATAAGATAGATCGTCTCGATATTGGGATCAAGGCTTTCGTTAGCGTAACCCATCTGTAGCTCGTATTCAAAATCGCTTACGGCGCGAAGCCCGCGCACCAGCACGCGGACGTTCTGCTCTTTCGCGAAACGCACGAGAAGCGTCTCAAAGGGCAAAACCCGCGCGTTTTTTATATCGGCGAGCGCTAATTTGACCATAGAGACGCGATCGTCTAGCGAAAAAGTCGGTTTTTTATCCGCGCTTTTTGACACCGCGACAATCACTTCGTCAAACAGCGACGAGGCGCGGCGGACAATATCCAAATGCCCGTTAGTGATAGGATCAAACGACCCGGGGTAGATAGCGCGTTTTTCCAACTAAATTACCTTCAAAAATATAATAAAGGCGCGAGTATAACAAAACTCGTCAATAACGCCTGCGATCAGACTCTTGCGCCTAAAGCGGATAGTCGCTTTTATGGCGACGTTTGAGCGCTTAGTCGCGCGAACGTATAATTTCGCCTCTCTTTTTCAGAACTAGCGCGGCGATCGCGAAACCAGCGTCGATTCCGCCGCAAAGAGGCTCTTTAACCTCTGTTTTGCCAACGCGCGCGGACGGAGCGTTTGCTAAGGCGCGAGTTTATAGAACGAATCGCGAAAGGTCGGGCGCTGGCTTACGCGGCTTCAAGCGCAACCTAAAAAACGGCTAAACTTTCCGTTTGTCCGTATTTTATAACGATGTAGTCGTTCCCGCGCGATTTGGCTTCAGCCTTTGCGCAAGCGGAGTTCGTCTAACGGACGCAACGCGAGCGAAACCGATCGGTTTTTGAAATTGTGTTATAATAAAACAAAACATAAAACATTAAAACGAGCGAGATATGGGGCTGACGATTACCGAAAAAATATTTTCCGATCACAACGGCGAAACGGCGCGGGCGGGCGAAATTGTCCGCGTTAAAGTAGATATGACAATCTCCAACGATATTACCATGCCGCTTAGTATTCGCGCGTTCGAGCGAGCCGGCGCGAAACGTCTCGCCGACTCGAATAGATTCGCGCTGTGTATGGATCACTTTATTCCCGCGCAAAATATCAACGCCGCCAACCAAGCGCGAATCAGCCGCGATTTTGCGCTAAAGCATGACCTGCCCTATTTTTTCGACGAAAAAGATATGGGAATAGAACACGCGCTCCTGCCGGAAAAGGGGCTGATTTCGCCGGGCGATATTATTATCGGCTCGGACAGCCACACCTGCACGCACGGCGCTTTGGGCGCGTTTGCCACAGGCATGGGATCGACCGATCTCGCCTACGCGATGGCGACGGGGACAAACTGGTTCAAAGTCCCCGCCTCGATCAAAGTAGAGTTGCGCGGCAAACCCGCAAAACATATCTACGGCAAAGACCTTATTCTTGAAACAATCGCTACGCTGGGCATTAGCGGCGGCACGTATAAAGCGCTGGAGTTCGTCGGCGACGCGTTAGAACATCTGGGTATGGACGATCGCTTCAGCCTCTGCAATATGGCGGTCGAAGCGGGCGCCAAAAACGGGATTATCGCCTGCGATCGCGTCGCCGAAGCGTTCTTGAGCGACAAAAAACTCGCTAGAAAACCCAAGATTTTCGCTTCGGACGCGGACGCTTCTTACGAACGGACGATTACGATCGACGCGGATAAAATGGAGCCTATCGTCGCCTTTCCGTTTCTGCCCGACAATAAGCGCGTCATTAGCGAAGCGGCTAGAATAGGCGTTAAAATCGATCAAGCGTTTATCGGCAGTTGCACAAACGGGCGCATAAGCGATCTAAGAATCGCCGCGAGTATCCTTAAGGGACGCAAAGTAGCCAAACGCGCGCGGCTTATCATCACGCCCGCCACGCAAAAGATCGCCCTGCAGGCGCAAAAAGAGGGGCTTTACGAGATATTCGCCGAAGCGGGCGCGCTGGTTAGCAATCCCACCTGCGGCGCGTGTTTTGGCGGCTACATGGGCATTTTGGGCGATAAAGAGCGGTGTATTAGCTCCAACAACCGAAACTTTGTGGGCAGAATGGGCGCTAATACGAGCGAAATCTATCTGGCTAATCCCGCGGTCGTAGCGGCAAGCGCGATCGCGGGCGAAATAACCGATCCAAGGAGTTTTTCATGAGCGACAATGGATTTGATTTAACGCTTTTAGGAATGAAAATCTTGTTTGTGGAAGACGATCACGGCGTGCTTGACTCGATCGCCAAAATCCTTGGACGTTACGTGAGCGAGCTTTACGTGGCGACAAACGGCAAAGAAGGTCTGCATATCTATTCGCTCTATAAACCGGACATAGTGGTAACCGACATCAAAATGCCCATAATGGACGGACTTAAAATGGCGCGGGAGATTCGCAACTTAAACCCCGACGCGCCCATTATTATCGTTTCGGCGTTTAACGAATCGGAGTATGTGGCAGGCGCGGTCGATCTGGGCGTTTGCCAATATCTTTTCAAGCCGCTGGAGCTTGAACGGCTGCTTGACGCGCTAAGAAAATGCGCGCGCGACATTTTGTTGAGGCGCAAAATAGAGGAAAAAACGGCGGAGTTGAACGCCAATCTTAAAATTTTGGCGGGCTACAAAAAGGCAATCGACATCGGCGCAATCGTGTCGAAATCAGACGCGAACAATAGAATCATAGACGTAAACGACGCCTTTTGCGCCGCGTTTGGCTATAAGCGCGAAGAGCTGCTCGGCAAAAGCTACAAAGAGATTGGAGGCGCGCTACACAACGCGAAAATCGCTAAATCGATCAAAAAGGCAATCGAGGATAAAACGGTTTTCAAAGGCGTAGTTCAAAACAAAAACAAGAACGGCGATCTAATCTACTTCAACTTGACAATCGCGCCTATAGTTGACGTGAGCGGCAACGCGCTGGAGTATATCGACTTGCGTCAAGATATTACGTCGATCGTTATGCGGCGCTATATCGACGATCTAACCGGATTGCCAAACAGAAACGCCTTAGAGCGCGATCTGCCGGACGCTCCGCGACCCGGGCTGTTTCTTTTGGATCTAGACGACTTCAACGAAATTAACGACGTTTACGGATCGAGGATCGGCGATCTGGCTTTGATCGAGATAGCTAACACGCTGCGCGATCACCTCGCCGCCTTAAGCGCCAAGACGAGGCTATATAGAATTTCGGCGGACGAATACTGCGTGTTAGCTTACGATCAAAGCGAGTGCGGCGGCGTAAGAATTTTCGCCGAGTCGCTTTTGAACCGCCTAGAGAACGTCGTTTTTAATCTCGACGGGTTTGAGATTCTTATAAACGCGAAGGTGGGCTACTCCATATCGAAAGCCGACGCGTTCTCCAAAGCGGATATGGCGCTTAGAGTAGCCAAACGCAAGCACAGAAGCTCGGTTTGCGCCGAGGACATGACGGATATTAGGCGCGAATTCTCGCAAAATCTGGAGTGGATCGCCAAGCTAAAAAGCGCGATCGCGGAAGATCGCGTCATACCGTTTTTTCAGCCCGTCGTCGATTTGAGAACGGGCGCGATCGTTCAATACGAATGCTTGATGCGAATTATAGAAAACGATTCGGTTATAGAGCCGCCGACGTTTTTGGCGATCGCTAGAAGAACTAGACAGTATCGCAGATTATCGCAAATCGTTATCGAAAAATCGTGCGAATACTTTTCGGACAAATCGCAGGATTTCAGTTTTAACGTCAGCATAGACGATATGTGCGGTTTTGAATTTAAAAAGCGCCTAAAAGCGACAATCGAGAAAAACGGCGTGGCGCGACGGCTCGTGATAGAGTTGTCCCAAAAAGAGCGGCTTGACGATTACCCCGAAGCTATGGAGTTTATAAACGAGTTCAGGGCGTTAGGGTGCAAATTTACGCTTGACGATTACGGCGCCGGTTACGCGAGCGCGAAAAACCTTATCGCCTTCAAGCCTGATTTTATCAAACTCGACAGTTCAATCTCCGGACGCATCGACGCGGAACGCGAAAGTTTGATCTATTGCGAAACGATCGCCGAATTTGCGGAGAAGCTCGGCGTCAGAACGATAGCCAAGCACGCGCACAGCGAAATAATTGGAAAATTGGCGAACAGAGTGGGAATAGGCTACGCGCAAGGGTTTTTCTACTCCAAACCGACAAAGAAGATCGGTTCCGAGTGATTTTAGCGATCGAGTCAAGCTGCGACGACAGCGCGATCGCGTTAATAGACAGGCAAAACCTCAACGTCGTTTTTGAAGGCAAAACGTCGCAAAACGACGCGCATAAGCCATTTGGCGGCGTTGTTCCCGAACTCGCCGCAAGGCTTCACGCGGAAAATCTGCCCAAGCTCTTGGAGGGCGCAAAGCCTCATTTCCCTCAGGTCGAGGCGCTCGCGGTTACAAACGAACCCGGATTAACCGTCGCGCTCGCCGAAGGCGTTATAATGGCTCAAGCGCTCTCTCTGGCGTTAAACAAGCCGATTTTGCCAATCAACCATATCAAAGGGCATATATATTCGCTTTTTATAGGTAAAGCCGACGATTTTCCTCTAAGCGCGGTTATGGTCAGCGGCGGGCATACGCTTATAATCGAAGCCGAAGATTTTGCTCGCGTAAGTCAGGCGGCGATCAGCCTTGACGACGCGTTTGGCGAGGCTTTTGACAAAGTGGCGAAAGCGCTGAGTTTAACCTATCCAAACGGCGCGGCGTTAGAGATCGCGGCGCGAAGCGGCGACGAGAATCGCTTTGATTTTCCGCTGCCGCTTAAAAACGATCCGCGTTTGGCGTTTAGTTTTTCAGGGCTTAAAAACAGCGTAAGGTTAGCGATCGAGTCGCAAAAAGCGATCGACGGGCAAACAAAAGCCGATATAGCCGCCTCGTTTCAAAAAGCGGCTATCGCGCATCTTTTAGACAAAACGCGCCGCTATATGCAAAAAGCGCGTCCAAAAAAAATGGGGTTAATCGGCGGGGCGAGCGCCAATGCCGCGCTACGCGATCGTTTTGGCGCGCTATGCGGCGAATTTGATTGCGAGCCGCTGTTCGCGCCGATCGAGTATTGCGGCGATAACGCGGCGATGATAGCCAGAGCCGCTATCGACGCGTATGATCGCGGACTGTTTTGCGATCCGTCGGAGATTAAGATTCGATCGCGCGTTTTACTTAGCTACGCGAATTAAGCCTATTCGCTCTTTTGTTAAAATACGCCCAAGAAGGAGAAACCGTGCGCTTTTTATCGCTTTTTGTATGTTTCGCGCTTGGCGCGTGCGCCCAAACGGTCAACGCGATTTCCGCGATCGCCGAAGGCGAGCCCATCACGCTTTACGAGATTGACGAGTTTGCCAAAACAAAGAAAATATCGAAAGCCGAAGCGCTTGAGTATCTGATCGATTCGCGTTTGCGCGAGGCGAAAATTAAAGAGCTTGGAATAAGCGCGGACGAGGAGGAGATCGACGCTAGAATCGATCTTATAGCCAAGCGCAATAATCTTGACGCGCAGACGCTAAAAGAGGTTTTGATCCGTCGCGGCGCGGATTTTGACGGCTACCGCGACGAGATAAAGGAGACGATTATAAACGAGAAAATAGCCGCGCAGGTTATAGGCGGCTCGCTAATACCCGTTTCGCAAGAGGAGATCGAGCGCTACTACAACGCAAATCGAGAAAAATTCTCGCAACCTAGCGAAATCGTCGTTATACAATACGCCTCTAAAGACGAGCGCGCGCTTCGCGCCGCCGCGCAAAACCCAATGGCTGCCGATCCGGCGGTAACGACGGCGCGGCAGACGCTGAAATCAAGCGAGCTTAATCCTAGATTGCTTTCCGTGTTAATTCAAACGCCGATCGGTCGTTTTACGCCAATTTTTCCCGCCGCCGATCGTATGGTTACGCTTATGGTTAGAGAAAAGCGAGGAAGCGTTCCAATGCCGCTAGAGAGCGTCAAAGACGAGATTGGCGACGCGCTTCGCGCCGACTACGAAGCGCGATCGATCGACGATTACTTCGCCAAAGCCAGAGCCAAAGCGCATATTTCTATTATCCGCGAGCCAAAATAGTTGTTTAACCCTCGCGCGGCAAGGGCGTTTTACTAACGCGGCGGCGTTTAAGAAAAGATTTTTACGCCGCGTTAAAGCAAAATGCCCTCGCAAGCGCGCTTAGTATAAAATCAGGCGCGACAAAAGGATTGCGAATGTTTGGAATGGGGCTTGGCGAGCTTTTGCTCGTCGCCGTCGTAGCGATAATTTTTTTAGGACCCGAAAAATTGCCGAGCGCTATGGTTAAAACGGCTAAGTTTTTTCGCGCGCTTAAAAAACATTTGAGCGAAGCCAAAACAGCCTTCGATCAGGAGATAAATCTTAGCGAGCTTAAATCGGAAGCGCTGGAATATAAAGAAAAACTAACAAGCGAAGTTTCTAACGCGATCGATAAACCAAAAATAGACGAAACCTCCCGCGAGGTGCGCGATCTATTCGGCGATCTAACGACGAACGTCAAAAAAACCGAAAACGAGATAAAAAATGCTTGAGGACCTAAAGCCTCATATAGCGGAGTTGCGAAACCGCCTTATTAAGATAATCGCCGCGCTTTTAGTCGGTTTTTTTATATGCTTTTATTTTTGGGAGCCCATACTAGCGTGGATCAGCCAGCCGTTAAAAGAGGCGCTTAACGAAAACGGCGAAGTGATCGCCTATCGAATGGGCGAACAATTTTTTACGGCGGTTCTCGTAAGTTTTTTCGCGGCGCTTCTGTTCTGTCTGCCGATCGTGTTTTATCAGATTTGGGCGTTTGTCGCGCCCGGACTTTACGACAACGAAAAACGTTTTGCCGCTCCGTTTGTGATCTGCGCCACGGTTATGTTTCTTCTTGGAGCGGCTTTTGCCTACTATATCGTTTTTCCTTACGGTTTTCACTATCTTGTCAATTTTGGCGAAAGCATTGTCGTTTCCAAAATCAGCATAGGCGAATATCTTGGCTTTTTTCTTAGGCTTATCTTTGGTTTTGGGCTTTCTTTTGAGCTTCCCGTCGTCTGCTTTTTCTTAGCCAAAATCGGACTTATAGACGACGCGTCTTTAAGAGGGTTTTTTCGTTACGCGATCATAATCATCTTTATTATCGCCGCCATCTTAACTCCGCCGGACGTATTAACGCAATTTTTGATGGCGGTTCCTATGATTTTGTTATATGCGGTTTCGATTTTTATCGTAAGAGCGGTTAATCCCGCGCCTAAAAAAGAGCAAAACTGAGCTTTCTGTTAGCCGATTACGACTACGATTTGCCCGAACATATGATCGCGCAAACGCCGATCGAGCCGCGTTCAAACGCGAAACTGCTAGTTTATGATCGCAAAGGCGATCGCGTCGCTCATACTATCGCGGCGAATCTATGCGATTTTATTTCGCCAAACCACGCGGTTATCTTTAATAACAGTCGAGTGTTTAAGGCTAGGCTTTTGGGTAAAAAACAAAGCGGAGGCAAGATCGAGGCGTTAATAACAAAGGGTAGCCAAGAGGGGGTATGGGCGCTAATCAAAGGCAAAGTAAGCGCCGCGACGCGGTTAATTTTTGACGGCGATTTGAGCGCCGAAGTTTTACGCGCGCAGAGCAACGGGGATCGACTTTTGAGATTTTACGAGGCGAACGAGGCGATAGGCTTTTCAAGACTTATAGAGATAATCGAGCAGATCGGCAAAACTCCCCTGCCGCCATATATCAAACGCGCCGCTAACGATCGCGACGCGACGAGGTATCAGAGTTGTTTCGCGAAAGTTTTAGGCAGCGTCGCCGCGCCCACCGCCTCTTTGCATTTCGATCCGCCTCTTTTAGAGCGCGTCAGATCGCGGCACAGGTGGGCTGAAATTACGCTCCACATAGGGCTTGGCACTTTCAAAGGCGTTGAAACGGACGATATACGCAATCACGTAATGCACCGCGAATGTTACGCGATTACTCCCGCCGCGCGAGAGATAATCGATTCCGACGCGCCAATTCTCGCGATCGGCACAACCGCCGCGCGGACGATCGAGTATTATGTAAGAACTAGGAAAATCGGCGGCGAATGCGATCTGTTTTTATATCCCGATAATCCTCCGCGCCGAACTAACGCGCTACTAACCAACTTCCATCTGCCTAAATCGACGCTATTTATGCTTGTCTGTTCGCTTATCGGCGTTGGAAAAGCAAAAGAGTTATACGCAATCGCAATCAAAAACGACTATCGCTTCTATAGCTACGGCGACGCTATGCTAATTTTATGATATTATGCGAAAAAGCTATAAAATCGGCGCGGCGCTATCGATTAACCAGATTGCTTAAAGTTTTCTTGGCTATGAATTGTGCTTGCGAGCTGACCGCAAGCGGCGTTTATGCGTTTGCCGCGCGAATCTCTTACGGTCGCCTCCAAACCGCTGTTTTGCAAACTATCCTTGAAACGCAAAAGCCGCTTCTTATCAATAGGCGCTATAGCGCCGCTCGTTTGGTTATACTCTAATAAATTGATCATCGCGTTTTCGCCGCTAAACCATTCGGACAATCTCTTTATGTCCGAAGCGTTATCGTTTATCCCGCGCAATAGCAGATAAGCTACAACCAGCTTCCTATTATGCCGTTTTGAATACGACAGAGCGGCTTTAACCGTCTCGTTTATATCCTCGTTGCGCATGCCTGGCATAAGATAATCCCTAACCTTTTGCGTCGTGGCGTGCAAAGATAGTATCAACTGAATTTTTATGTGTTCCTCTCGTATTTTCTTTAACTGTTTTATCGCCCCCGCCGTTGAAATACTAATACCGTCGGTGGGGAAATCAAGCCCGTTTCTATCCCTTAAAATATGAATTGCTTTTATCAGCGCGTCGTAGTTAAATAGCGGCTCGCCTATGCCCATAAATACGATTCTATTTACGCGCTCTTTTAAGCAGATAATCTGCTGAACGATCTCGCCCGCGCTCAGGTTTCTTATTAAGCCGTTTTTGCCCGATTCGCAAAATATACATCTTACGGGGCAGCCAACTTGAACGCTTACGCACGCGCTAACGCCCGTTCTGCGTTGAATGCAGACGCTTTCAATATACCTACTATCAAAAAGCTCAAAGACGTATTTCTTTGTCCGCGCGTCTTTGATCGCATTCTTTATCCATATAGAGCGGGCTTTTATAGCGGAGGCGTTTTTGTATAGACGCGAATATAGCGATTTGGCGTCGTTTTCGCCGACGCGCGCGCTAATTTCGTCGTAGGTAAAACTAAAGGGATCGCTAACAATATCCGCGATCGAGATTTGATCGCCATGAACGTTTTTCATAATTGACCTTCGGAGCTGTAAAACGCCTTCCTCGCATGCGAAGCCCCAATTCGAGATTTACGAGAAAAGTCGTTAAAAATCAACTATAAAAAAAACTTCATGCCTCCATTGTAACCGCTACTTGCTTAGGGTCGGCTATAGGATATGCAAGATCGCCTTATGCGATCGCAGGGAGTCAAAAAAGGCGAGCCGCTCGTTTTCATCTAAGACGATAACGCTCAGCTTCATACTGACAAAGCCGCCCTTCGAGCTTTTACGCGACGGGGCGAGCGTATGTTTTTTGCCGTTAAGCGCGTTTAACGTCGCTTCGCAAATAGCGTTTTCGTCGCGCCCGATCAAATGATAGCTCCACTCGCAGGGATAGGTTATTTTTGGTTTTTGGTTTAGATCGTAGCCGCTATTTTTATTTTTGCCGTTCACTTTGCCGCCCTTGATCGCCTAAGCGCGTCGGCGCTTTTGCTTTCGAGTTTTAAGTCGGATATAACCGTCGTTTTATCGTTCGCTTTCAGTATATCGCGCGCGATCAAAACTCCAACGCCCGTTTGAGCGTTTAGTTTAACCGTTTTCGCGCGCCCGTTAATAGCCGTATCCAACGGATTTAAGCGATCTTGGCGTTTCTCGCGGCGGTTACGCAAGGCGGTTTTGCCTCTACGCTACGAGCGCCTGCGCGGCGCGATAGAGCGTTAAAGCGCCCATAACTATCACAAAAACCGCCGCGATTTTCGCCGTCCAAGCGCGAAACTTAAGGTTTACCAAAACGCCCGCGAACAACCCGATCGCAAACAGCGACGGCGCGCTCGCCAAACCAAAAGCCGCCATAGCGCCCGCCGTTTTAATAGCGCTCGAAGCGTTAAGCGCCATAGCTATCGCCGCGTAAACCATACCGCATGGAATTAATCCGTTAAGAACGCCGATCAGATAAAAACTTGCCATATTTGTCGAGGAGATCAGCGCGCCGAAGGTTCGTCTGTATAGCGCCGAGCGTATCAGCGCGCCGTTTTCAAAAAACGCGAGCAAACGCGATCCAAAGAACAGCGCCAAGCCGATCGCGATCAAAACCGCGCCCAAAAATAGGGAAAAGATCGCTTTCGCGCTTGGCGAGGGCGTTAACAGCGAACCAAGCAACCCAAAAAACAAGCCGAGCAGAGCATACGAGCTAGTCCGCCCTAGCGCGTAAAACAGATGGGAGGCAATCTGCCTAAGTTTGCTAGCGCCGTTTAGTTTCGCGCCCGCGTAAGCGACGACAATCGGCGCGCACATGCCGATACAGTGTCCAAACGAAGCGGCAAGCCCAAGCGCGATAACGCCCCAAAGCGAGAAATCC
The sequence above is drawn from the Helicobacteraceae bacterium genome and encodes:
- the queA gene encoding tRNA preQ1(34) S-adenosylmethionine ribosyltransferase-isomerase QueA, which produces MSFLLADYDYDLPEHMIAQTPIEPRSNAKLLVYDRKGDRVAHTIAANLCDFISPNHAVIFNNSRVFKARLLGKKQSGGKIEALITKGSQEGVWALIKGKVSAATRLIFDGDLSAEVLRAQSNGDRLLRFYEANEAIGFSRLIEIIEQIGKTPLPPYIKRAANDRDATRYQSCFAKVLGSVAAPTASLHFDPPLLERVRSRHRWAEITLHIGLGTFKGVETDDIRNHVMHRECYAITPAAREIIDSDAPILAIGTTAARTIEYYVRTRKIGGECDLFLYPDNPPRRTNALLTNFHLPKSTLFMLVCSLIGVGKAKELYAIAIKNDYRFYSYGDAMLIL
- a CDS encoding radical SAM protein, whose product is MKNVHGDQISIADIVSDPFSFTYDEISARVGENDAKSLYSRLYKNASAIKARSIWIKNAIKDARTKKYVFELFDSRYIESVCIQRRTGVSACVSVQVGCPVRCIFCESGKNGLIRNLSAGEIVQQIICLKERVNRIVFMGIGEPLFNYDALIKAIHILRDRNGLDFPTDGISISTAGAIKQLKKIREEHIKIQLILSLHATTQKVRDYLMPGMRNEDINETVKAALSYSKRHNRKLVVAYLLLRGINDNASDIKRLSEWFSGENAMINLLEYNQTSGAIAPIDKKRLLRFKDSLQNSGLEATVRDSRGKRINAACGQLASTIHSQENFKQSG
- a CDS encoding DUF493 domain-containing protein, which codes for MNGKNKNSGYDLNQKPKITYPCEWSYHLIGRDENAICEATLNALNGKKHTLAPSRKSSKGGFVSMKLSVIVLDENERLAFFDSLRSHKAILHIL
- a CDS encoding sulfite exporter TauE/SafE family protein → MDHSTHHVMSEVMSADFSLWGVIALGLAASFGHCIGMCAPIVVAYAGAKLNGASKLRQIASHLFYALGRTSSYALLGLFFGLLGSLLTPSPSAKAIFSLFLGAVLIAIGLALFFGSRLLAFFENGALIRSALYRRTFGALISSTNMASFYLIGVLNGLIPCGMVYAAIAMALNASSAIKTAGAMAAFGLASAPSLFAIGLFAGVLVNLKFRAWTAKIAAVFVIVMGALTLYRAAQALVA